A genome region from Rhizobium sp. N324 includes the following:
- a CDS encoding LacI family DNA-binding transcriptional regulator, producing the protein MKGIRQLAEHLDISIGTVSRALNGKPDVNDETRRRVLAAAEELGYVANQSGRSLRQGMTNVIGLMLEVSRETVENSDDFFLGVTDGLQSVFSRHKLDLVMLPCPDDEDPHEYLKRMVARRLVDALIISATRRTDRRIELLEKARIPFVALGRSASGGSYTWMDLDFEGVAARGVDRLVAKGHRRIAVAAPSSDINLGYIFLDSYRQALQRHGLAFDPALVIRVKSSEQGGYQAGHELLMIDERPTAIILIHELMAIGLYRRLAEAGIVPGRDLAVVGFREEPRTHFLQPSLTSFRMSLRDLGAQLGETLLASMPAYAEHYPQGARNRIWPLELVPGESDAFTLTG; encoded by the coding sequence ATGAAGGGAATTCGCCAGCTCGCCGAGCATCTCGACATTTCGATCGGCACCGTGTCCCGAGCGCTGAACGGCAAGCCCGACGTCAATGACGAAACGCGCCGGCGCGTGCTCGCCGCCGCCGAAGAACTCGGATACGTCGCCAACCAGTCGGGCCGCAGCCTGCGCCAGGGCATGACCAACGTCATCGGGCTGATGCTGGAAGTGAGCCGCGAGACGGTCGAAAACAGCGACGACTTTTTCCTCGGCGTCACCGACGGGCTGCAGAGCGTTTTTTCCCGCCACAAGCTCGATCTGGTCATGCTGCCCTGCCCTGACGACGAGGATCCGCACGAATATCTGAAGCGCATGGTGGCGCGCCGCCTGGTCGACGCGCTGATCATCTCGGCGACGCGGCGCACCGACCGGCGCATCGAGCTTCTGGAAAAGGCCCGCATCCCCTTCGTGGCGCTCGGCCGCAGCGCGTCGGGCGGCAGCTATACCTGGATGGATCTCGATTTCGAGGGCGTGGCGGCGCGCGGCGTCGACCGGCTGGTCGCCAAGGGCCATCGGCGGATCGCGGTGGCCGCCCCCTCCTCCGATATCAACCTCGGCTATATCTTCCTCGACAGTTACCGCCAGGCGCTGCAGCGCCACGGCCTTGCCTTCGACCCGGCGCTGGTCATCCGGGTCAAGTCGAGCGAACAGGGCGGCTATCAGGCCGGCCACGAACTGCTGATGATCGACGAGCGGCCGACCGCGATCATCCTGATCCATGAACTGATGGCGATCGGGCTTTACCGCCGGCTGGCCGAAGCCGGCATCGTTCCCGGCCGCGACCTTGCCGTCGTCGGCTTCCGCGAGGAGCCGCGCACCCATTTCCTGCAGCCGTCGCTGACCTCCTTCCGCATGTCGCTGCGCGATCTCGGCGCCCAGCTCGGCGAAACCCTGCTCGCCAGCATGCCGGCCTATGCCGAGCACTATCCGCAGGGCGCCCGCAACCGGATCTGGCCGCTGGAACTCGTTCCCGGCGAAAGCGACGCTTTCACGCTGACCGGCTGA